The Halobacterium sp. CBA1132 genome has a segment encoding these proteins:
- a CDS encoding universal stress protein gives MYDRILVPTDGGDASSKLFAHAADIAARRDATVHVLYVVDDRAFLTLDEAMQDEAVQQLRVEGRSALSEAKQTFEAEGVAVETELRRGDPGEEILGYAGDAEADLVVMGTRRSDFENSMLGSVSREVVASADVPVLTVSLADEE, from the coding sequence ATGTACGACCGGATTCTGGTCCCGACGGACGGCGGCGACGCGTCCTCGAAGCTGTTCGCGCACGCCGCGGACATCGCCGCGCGCCGCGATGCGACCGTCCACGTGCTCTACGTGGTCGACGACCGCGCGTTCCTCACGCTCGACGAAGCGATGCAGGACGAAGCCGTCCAGCAGCTCCGGGTGGAGGGACGGAGCGCGCTCAGCGAGGCCAAACAGACCTTCGAGGCCGAGGGCGTCGCCGTCGAGACGGAACTGCGCCGCGGCGACCCCGGCGAGGAGATTCTCGGCTACGCTGGCGACGCGGAGGCGGACCTCGTCGTGATGGGGACGCGGCGCAGCGACTTCGAGAACTCGATGCTCGGCAGCGTCTCCCGAGAGGTCGTTGCGTCCGCGGACGTGCCCGTACTTACGGTGTCGCTGGCCGACGAGGAGTGA
- a CDS encoding multidrug efflux SMR transporter, with the protein MSPWLVLLVAGLFETVWAVGLAYTDGFTEPLPSVATLAAMGVSVYLLSRAVQQIPVGTAYAVWTGIGAVSTAILGVYLFDEPVSVPRVLCIGLVVVGIAGLQLTSSGHA; encoded by the coding sequence ATGTCACCGTGGCTGGTGTTGCTCGTTGCCGGACTGTTCGAGACCGTCTGGGCGGTCGGCCTCGCGTACACCGACGGGTTCACGGAGCCGCTGCCGTCGGTCGCGACGCTGGCGGCGATGGGCGTCTCCGTCTACTTGTTGTCACGAGCCGTCCAACAGATTCCGGTCGGGACGGCGTACGCCGTCTGGACGGGCATCGGCGCGGTGTCGACCGCGATTCTCGGCGTCTACCTCTTCGACGAACCGGTGTCGGTGCCGCGCGTGCTCTGTATCGGCCTCGTCGTGGTTGGCATCGCTGGCCTCCAACTCACGAGTAGCGGCCACGCTTAG
- a CDS encoding bacteriorhodopsin gives MALETWFWVGAIGMTLGTLLPVRDAIYNPSRRRFHAVLVGVTGIAAVAYALMAVGVGALDVNDYTVQLARYADWLATTPLLVLYLAMLSRPGKRVYAALVVADIVVIAAGIGAALSPTPEKWAFYAVGCVAYVALLYGLMRTLPAALGENADPRVDATFTTLRNLTVVLWTLYPVVWVLAPTGIGILQPEMETIVVVYLDFISKVGFVAFAVLGADAIDRVAGAADRSSGGAPTADDD, from the coding sequence ATGGCGCTGGAAACGTGGTTCTGGGTCGGCGCCATCGGCATGACGCTGGGCACGCTGTTGCCCGTGCGTGACGCCATCTACAACCCCTCGCGGCGCCGCTTCCACGCCGTCCTCGTCGGCGTCACCGGCATCGCCGCGGTGGCGTACGCGCTGATGGCGGTCGGCGTCGGCGCGCTCGACGTGAACGACTACACAGTCCAGCTCGCGCGGTACGCCGACTGGCTGGCGACGACGCCGCTGCTGGTGTTGTACCTCGCGATGCTGTCCCGTCCGGGCAAGCGAGTGTACGCGGCCCTCGTGGTGGCCGACATCGTCGTCATCGCGGCCGGCATCGGCGCCGCGCTCTCGCCGACGCCCGAGAAGTGGGCGTTCTATGCGGTCGGCTGCGTCGCGTACGTCGCGCTCCTCTACGGGCTGATGCGCACGCTGCCCGCGGCGCTCGGCGAGAACGCCGACCCGCGCGTGGACGCGACGTTCACGACGCTGCGGAACCTCACGGTCGTGCTGTGGACGCTGTACCCCGTGGTGTGGGTGCTCGCGCCGACCGGCATCGGCATCCTCCAACCGGAGATGGAGACCATCGTGGTCGTCTACCTCGACTTCATCAGTAAGGTCGGATTCGTCGCGTTCGCGGTGCTGGGCGCGGACGCAATCGATCGCGTCGCCGGCGCCGCCGACCGGAGTTCAGGCGGCGCGCCCACGGCTGACGACGACTGA
- a CDS encoding redox-regulated ATPase YchF: MSYRIGLVGKPSVGKSTFFNAATMNDVPEGAYPFTTIDPAVGEAYVRVDCAAPEFDETCTPSTGYCADGTRFVPTKLVDVAGLIPGAHEGAGLGNQFLTDLNEADVLVHVVDFSGTTDMEGETTEGHDPREDIDFLEDELDQWYLDILEKGIERFEGQHAGETALEVELAEQMSAFRTTDEEIKQVILSLGLELDPETWDSEDRMALAREIRKRTKPMVVAANKMDTAAAQENWETITDDPDYDHLTFVPTSAHAEKALKQAHEGGVVDYRPGSDDFEITGEVGDEQAAGLESIRGFLDEFGGTGVQQALEAALFDELGVVPVFPGSANGLGTTDGRVLPDIFLLPEGATAEDFAYHVHSDVGEGFLHAKDCRANRQIAADHELDDRDVVEIVTTN; the protein is encoded by the coding sequence TGGGCTCGTGGGCAAGCCCTCTGTGGGGAAGTCCACGTTCTTCAACGCGGCGACGATGAACGACGTGCCGGAGGGCGCGTACCCGTTCACGACGATCGACCCGGCGGTCGGCGAAGCCTACGTGCGCGTGGACTGCGCGGCACCCGAATTCGACGAGACGTGCACGCCCTCGACGGGCTACTGCGCCGACGGCACGCGCTTCGTCCCGACGAAACTCGTGGACGTCGCGGGGCTCATCCCCGGCGCTCACGAGGGCGCTGGCCTCGGCAACCAGTTCCTCACGGACCTCAACGAGGCGGACGTGCTCGTTCACGTCGTCGACTTCTCCGGGACGACGGACATGGAGGGCGAAACCACCGAGGGCCACGACCCCCGGGAGGACATCGACTTCCTCGAAGACGAACTCGACCAGTGGTACCTGGACATCCTGGAGAAGGGCATCGAGCGCTTCGAGGGCCAGCACGCCGGCGAGACCGCCCTCGAAGTCGAGCTCGCCGAGCAGATGAGCGCGTTCCGCACCACCGACGAGGAGATCAAGCAGGTGATTCTGTCGCTGGGCCTCGAACTCGACCCCGAGACGTGGGACTCTGAGGACCGGATGGCGCTCGCCCGCGAGATTCGCAAGCGCACGAAACCGATGGTTGTCGCCGCGAACAAGATGGACACGGCGGCCGCACAGGAGAACTGGGAGACCATCACCGACGACCCCGACTACGACCACCTGACGTTCGTGCCGACGAGCGCGCACGCCGAGAAGGCGCTCAAGCAGGCCCACGAGGGCGGCGTCGTCGACTACCGTCCCGGCAGCGACGACTTCGAGATTACGGGCGAGGTCGGCGACGAGCAGGCCGCCGGCCTCGAATCGATTCGCGGGTTCCTCGACGAGTTCGGCGGCACGGGCGTCCAGCAGGCCTTGGAGGCCGCGCTGTTCGACGAACTCGGCGTCGTCCCCGTCTTCCCGGGCTCGGCGAACGGGCTCGGGACGACCGACGGCCGCGTGCTCCCGGACATCTTCCTGCTGCCCGAGGGCGCGACCGCCGAGGACTTCGCGTACCACGTCCACAGCGACGTCGGCGAGGGCTTCCTGCACGCCAAGGACTGCCGCGCGAACCGGCAGATTGCGGCCGACCACGAACTCGACGACCGGGATGTCGTCGAAATCGTCACCACGAACTGA
- the eif1A gene encoding translation initiation factor eIF-1A, whose translation MSEESGRRNLRMPDEDELFAVVTEHNGGNHVRVRCEDGENRMGRIPGRMKYRTWINEGDVVLVEPWDWQDEKANIEWRYDEQDADQLREEGHIN comes from the coding sequence GTGAGCGAAGAATCTGGGCGCCGCAACCTGCGGATGCCCGACGAAGACGAACTTTTCGCCGTCGTGACCGAACACAACGGCGGAAACCACGTTCGTGTGCGGTGCGAAGACGGCGAGAACCGAATGGGCCGCATCCCCGGCCGCATGAAGTACCGGACCTGGATCAACGAGGGCGACGTCGTGCTCGTCGAGCCGTGGGACTGGCAGGACGAGAAAGCCAACATCGAGTGGCGCTACGACGAGCAGGACGCCGACCAGCTCCGCGAAGAAGGCCACATCAACTGA
- a CDS encoding AEC family transporter: MVDVTGIFLGAVGPTVAIAAVGYALGALRDVDPQPLNTVVVYVLAPALVFHSLAGSTLGASTLQWLTVAVVAFTLAMWVVAEAAGRAVGEREPILSALVLVAMFTNSGNLGIPVSDFAFGDVGRQTAVVFLSVQSVLMYTVGVYAASRSGGSAGLVGVRRVFRLPLVYAVLAALGARALGVVPPAGGTSMQTLQLVGDASIPVMLLVLGIQIARTDTGAAVSRTWPATVLKLGVAPLVGLAVALAVPFGDVTVARVFVLEAAMPAAVTPVILVGEFAAGARSDGVSVPEYVSTSVLVTTLLGIPVLTALIAVLRSGVVL, encoded by the coding sequence ATGGTCGACGTCACCGGCATCTTCCTCGGTGCGGTCGGGCCGACAGTCGCCATCGCGGCCGTCGGGTACGCGCTCGGTGCGCTGAGAGATGTCGACCCCCAGCCGCTGAACACTGTGGTCGTCTACGTGCTCGCGCCCGCGCTGGTGTTCCACAGCCTCGCCGGGTCGACGCTCGGCGCGTCGACCCTCCAGTGGCTGACAGTCGCTGTCGTCGCGTTCACGCTCGCGATGTGGGTCGTCGCGGAGGCCGCGGGCCGCGCTGTCGGCGAGCGCGAGCCGATTCTGAGCGCGCTCGTGCTCGTCGCGATGTTCACGAACTCCGGCAACCTCGGCATCCCCGTCTCGGACTTCGCGTTCGGCGACGTCGGCCGGCAGACAGCGGTCGTGTTCCTCTCCGTGCAGTCGGTGTTGATGTACACGGTCGGCGTCTACGCCGCCTCCCGAAGCGGCGGGTCGGCGGGACTTGTCGGCGTCCGGCGCGTGTTCCGCCTGCCGCTCGTGTACGCGGTTCTCGCGGCGCTTGGGGCTCGCGCGCTCGGCGTCGTCCCGCCGGCCGGTGGCACCAGTATGCAGACGCTACAGCTCGTCGGCGACGCCTCGATCCCCGTGATGTTGCTCGTGCTCGGCATCCAGATTGCGCGCACCGACACGGGCGCGGCGGTCTCCCGGACGTGGCCCGCGACCGTCCTCAAACTCGGCGTCGCGCCGCTGGTCGGGCTCGCAGTGGCGCTCGCCGTCCCGTTCGGGGACGTGACTGTTGCGCGCGTATTCGTCCTCGAAGCCGCGATGCCCGCCGCGGTCACTCCCGTCATTCTCGTCGGCGAGTTCGCCGCGGGCGCGCGCTCGGACGGCGTCTCCGTCCCCGAGTACGTGTCGACGAGCGTGCTCGTCACCACGCTCCTCGGCATCCCCGTCCTCACGGCGCTCATCGCGGTGCTGCGCTCGGGCGTCGTGCTCTAA
- a CDS encoding cold-shock protein — MAEGTVDFFNDTGGYGFIETEDADEDVFFHMEDVGGEDLTEGTEIEFDIEEAEKGPRATNVVRL, encoded by the coding sequence ATGGCAGAAGGTACGGTTGACTTCTTCAACGACACTGGCGGTTACGGTTTCATCGAGACTGAGGACGCGGACGAGGACGTTTTCTTCCACATGGAGGACGTCGGCGGCGAGGACCTCACCGAAGGCACAGAGATTGAATTCGACATCGAAGAGGCTGAGAAGGGTCCGCGCGCGACGAACGTCGTCCGACTCTAA
- a CDS encoding FAD-dependent oxidoreductase has protein sequence MRDEYDLLIVGGGISGASLLYTAAKFTDIENIALVEKEDEIAAINSHSTNNSQTLHFGDIETNYTLEKAEEVKEGAELLAGYLEDADADREMHSKRSKMVLGVGEEEVEKLESRYHEEGFGDLYPKLRAIDRDEIADLEPNVVKGRDDDKEMLALQTPDGYVVDYGMTAQSFVDEAEEVDGVDVYTGTEVKELNDTGDEFLVETDEGWFESDVAVVAAGSHSLQIAKEMGYGENKSLLPVAGSFFLADDFLNGKVYTLQMKKLPFAAVHGDADVHDDSITRFGPTAKLVPTLERGELDTVGDFFDVFGLNVDSFLSYANILADRILFPYVVRNLVYDVPEIGKRTFLPEVQKVVPSATLDDIERAKGYGGVRPQIVDTEAKSLDMGEAKITGDGIIFNITPSPGASTCLKNAMRDTEQLLEFFEDDHEFDEDAFRDATIRNFPRVDDETAEAEEDDATATAAADDD, from the coding sequence ATGAGAGACGAATACGACTTACTCATCGTCGGCGGGGGTATCAGCGGAGCTTCGCTGCTGTACACGGCTGCGAAGTTCACGGACATCGAGAACATCGCGCTGGTGGAGAAAGAAGACGAGATCGCGGCCATCAACTCCCACAGCACGAACAACTCCCAGACACTGCACTTCGGGGACATCGAGACGAACTACACGCTCGAGAAAGCCGAGGAAGTCAAGGAGGGCGCCGAACTGCTCGCCGGCTACCTCGAAGACGCGGACGCCGACCGCGAGATGCACAGCAAGCGCTCGAAGATGGTCCTCGGGGTCGGCGAGGAGGAAGTCGAGAAACTGGAGTCCCGCTACCACGAGGAGGGGTTCGGCGACCTCTACCCGAAGCTCCGAGCTATCGACCGCGACGAGATCGCGGACCTCGAACCGAACGTCGTCAAGGGCCGGGACGACGACAAGGAGATGCTCGCGCTCCAGACGCCGGACGGCTACGTCGTCGACTACGGGATGACCGCTCAGTCGTTCGTCGACGAAGCCGAGGAAGTCGACGGCGTCGACGTCTACACCGGCACTGAAGTGAAGGAGCTCAACGACACCGGCGACGAGTTCCTCGTCGAGACGGACGAGGGCTGGTTCGAGTCCGACGTCGCCGTCGTCGCCGCCGGCTCGCACAGCCTCCAGATCGCCAAGGAGATGGGCTACGGCGAGAACAAGAGCCTGCTGCCGGTCGCGGGGAGCTTCTTCCTCGCGGATGATTTCCTCAACGGGAAAGTGTACACGCTCCAGATGAAGAAGCTCCCGTTCGCCGCCGTCCACGGGGACGCCGACGTCCACGACGACTCCATCACGCGCTTCGGCCCGACCGCGAAGCTCGTGCCGACGCTCGAACGCGGCGAACTCGACACTGTCGGGGACTTCTTCGACGTCTTCGGGCTGAACGTCGACTCGTTCCTGAGTTACGCGAACATCCTCGCCGACCGCATCCTCTTCCCGTACGTCGTCCGCAACCTCGTCTACGACGTCCCCGAAATCGGGAAGCGCACGTTCCTCCCGGAAGTCCAGAAGGTCGTGCCGAGCGCGACCCTCGACGACATCGAGCGCGCGAAAGGCTACGGCGGCGTCCGCCCACAGATTGTCGACACGGAGGCGAAGTCCCTCGACATGGGCGAAGCCAAGATTACGGGCGACGGCATCATCTTCAACATCACGCCCTCGCCGGGCGCATCGACGTGCCTGAAGAACGCGATGCGGGACACCGAGCAGCTCCTCGAGTTCTTCGAGGACGACCACGAGTTCGACGAGGACGCGTTCCGCGACGCCACCATCCGGAACTTCCCGCGCGTCGACGACGAGACAGCCGAAGCCGAAGAAGACGACGCCACCGCTACGGCCGCCGCCGACGACGACTGA